From the genome of Gemmatimonadota bacterium, one region includes:
- a CDS encoding oligosaccharide flippase family protein, translating to MNPKRASDDGRSGMGRVLQDVTGFAGSQYFMRFATLVKGFVVAKVLGPEGNGLWQHFVILGEYCQFTHLGALPGMNKVLGHRIGQSDEAGAARARATGLGAVVFASSILWVILASVSLGRDPGLEPVERWGLAVLGLIVVLEQVNFTFMAFLRAYSRIQVISLFSFGFAAANLVISLALLPSFGVLGLLMGWAISRAATTAWMAHKSGFAFRLALRAGVLRELLVTGFPIFLFHLTRVGLRNIDRVLVDSVLARGDLGIYGLAVTIASLVRYAAEAVGFVVYPIFLRRFGETRDPQALMDLLTRPTRLLGLGIPFVLGLAYLVLHLPVLWLLPRFVPCIEIYRLLTISVLFSCLAILPGFFLMAVNRQNWLVPMGLATIAFEYLVGFELVRRGWGLPGVAMTMGAGTGAYCTAVMLFSGRIAMGSTRAAGGWVVRTYGPAVCFAALVAALRWIVPRTAVGQWNEYYRAGLEGALFLAFSVPILWWVERKTGLLGAFAREAD from the coding sequence ATGAATCCCAAACGGGCGTCGGATGACGGACGCAGTGGCATGGGCCGGGTGCTTCAAGATGTGACGGGCTTTGCGGGAAGCCAGTACTTCATGAGGTTCGCCACGCTCGTGAAGGGGTTCGTGGTCGCGAAAGTCCTCGGCCCGGAGGGAAACGGCCTCTGGCAGCACTTCGTCATTCTCGGCGAGTACTGCCAGTTCACCCACCTGGGCGCTTTGCCGGGCATGAACAAGGTGCTCGGGCACCGAATCGGCCAAAGTGACGAAGCGGGAGCGGCCCGGGCGCGAGCCACCGGACTCGGTGCCGTCGTCTTTGCGTCGTCGATCCTTTGGGTGATTCTGGCTTCCGTATCCCTTGGACGGGATCCGGGGCTGGAACCGGTTGAGCGGTGGGGGTTGGCGGTTCTCGGACTGATTGTCGTCTTGGAACAGGTGAACTTCACCTTCATGGCGTTCCTGCGCGCCTACAGTCGAATCCAGGTCATCAGCCTCTTCTCGTTTGGCTTTGCCGCAGCGAATCTCGTGATCTCCCTTGCGCTTCTTCCAAGTTTCGGCGTGCTGGGGCTTCTGATGGGATGGGCCATCAGCCGAGCCGCCACCACCGCCTGGATGGCACACAAGAGCGGCTTCGCCTTTCGCCTTGCATTGCGTGCAGGGGTGCTGCGGGAACTTCTCGTCACGGGCTTTCCGATTTTCCTCTTTCATCTGACGCGGGTCGGGCTGCGGAACATCGATCGTGTGCTGGTGGACAGTGTGCTTGCCAGGGGAGATCTTGGCATCTACGGCCTGGCCGTCACCATCGCGAGCCTTGTGCGCTACGCGGCTGAGGCCGTCGGTTTCGTCGTCTATCCCATTTTCCTTCGCCGATTCGGGGAGACCCGTGACCCGCAGGCGTTGATGGATCTCCTGACCCGCCCCACGCGTCTTCTGGGGCTGGGCATTCCGTTCGTGCTGGGGCTGGCGTATCTCGTCCTTCATCTGCCGGTACTGTGGCTCTTGCCCCGGTTCGTTCCGTGCATCGAGATCTATCGCCTCCTGACGATCTCCGTTCTCTTTTCGTGCCTGGCAATCCTCCCCGGGTTTTTCCTGATGGCGGTGAACCGCCAGAACTGGCTCGTCCCGATGGGCCTGGCGACGATTGCGTTTGAGTACCTGGTGGGATTCGAGCTGGTCCGCCGAGGGTGGGGGCTTCCGGGAGTGGCCATGACGATGGGCGCCGGAACGGGCGCGTACTGCACCGCCGTTATGCTCTTCTCCGGGCGGATTGCCATGGGGTCGACAAGGGCTGCAGGCGGATGGGTCGTGCGGACCTACGGACCGGCCGTTTGCTTCGCGGCTCTTGTGGCGGCACTTCGTTGGATCGTTCCGCGTACCGCGGTCGGACAGTGGAACGAGTACTACCGCGCAGGACTGGAGGGCGCTCTCTTCCTGGCCTTCTCCGTACCGATCCTGTGGTGGGTGGAGCGGAAGACCGGGTTACTGGGTGCGTTCGCCCGAGAGGCGGACTGA
- a CDS encoding pitrilysin family protein, translating to MKTRILTAMIPLLVTGALATDTHARAHSVKEAQATAPELQLSKKSPDIFELKNGMRVFYYESDRVPLVTVRAVVRAGDIWEPADRMGVANLTGRMMRAGGSLAWPADTMDEELDFLAARLSSGIGDEMGNVTLNVLSENLDDALAIFADLMLHPRFDDTKMSVEKGLIKEDIRRENDNPIQVAFREYDKLIWGEDHPRARTPTGESVDALTVEDLQAFHAAFFQPGNVSFGVAGDVSKRSIRRKLNQLFGDWKGPEVVFPATPPVPERTPRVALAVKEVPQTTVLLGHLGPMETDPMRYSGQVMMNILGSGGFTSYIVDRVRNDEGLAYFAGGFLDFGMLDPGYVVALALSKTETTCEATKLILEQIERIQSIPVTEEELARARDGILNARAFDYDSGKKIVSRLMNLEYYSLPDDHYERGFAEIARVDQAAVQEAANALLDPSMFSFLAVGNAEGFDCAWQDFADQNGVDLIRIELD from the coding sequence ATGAAGACCCGGATTCTGACCGCCATGATTCCACTCCTGGTGACGGGGGCACTGGCCACCGACACGCACGCCCGGGCGCACTCCGTGAAGGAGGCTCAGGCGACGGCACCGGAACTCCAGCTGTCGAAGAAGTCTCCGGACATCTTTGAACTGAAGAACGGCATGCGCGTCTTCTACTACGAGTCGGATCGCGTGCCGCTGGTGACCGTCCGCGCTGTGGTCCGGGCCGGAGACATCTGGGAGCCGGCGGATCGAATGGGTGTGGCCAATCTCACCGGGCGCATGATGCGGGCCGGTGGTTCGCTGGCCTGGCCGGCAGACACCATGGACGAGGAACTGGACTTCCTTGCCGCCCGCCTGTCATCGGGCATCGGTGACGAGATGGGGAATGTCACACTCAATGTGCTGTCCGAGAATCTCGACGACGCGCTGGCCATCTTCGCCGATCTGATGCTGCATCCGCGCTTTGACGACACCAAGATGAGCGTGGAGAAGGGACTGATCAAAGAGGATATCCGTCGCGAGAACGACAACCCGATCCAGGTGGCGTTTCGGGAGTACGACAAGCTCATCTGGGGCGAGGACCATCCCCGCGCGCGCACCCCCACCGGGGAGTCGGTGGATGCACTCACGGTGGAGGATCTCCAAGCGTTCCATGCGGCCTTCTTCCAGCCCGGGAATGTCTCGTTCGGGGTGGCGGGAGATGTTTCGAAGCGCTCCATTCGGCGGAAGCTGAACCAACTCTTCGGAGACTGGAAGGGACCGGAGGTCGTGTTTCCTGCGACCCCGCCGGTGCCTGAGAGAACTCCTCGCGTGGCGCTTGCGGTGAAGGAGGTGCCGCAGACGACCGTTCTCCTCGGGCATCTTGGCCCGATGGAGACGGACCCCATGCGCTACTCCGGACAGGTGATGATGAACATCCTCGGTTCGGGCGGATTCACCAGCTACATCGTGGATCGGGTTCGAAATGATGAAGGCCTGGCGTACTTCGCCGGCGGGTTCCTGGACTTCGGAATGCTCGACCCCGGGTATGTGGTGGCGCTGGCCCTCTCCAAGACGGAGACCACCTGCGAGGCCACGAAGCTCATCCTTGAGCAGATCGAGCGGATCCAGTCCATTCCCGTGACGGAAGAGGAGCTGGCTCGCGCCCGCGACGGAATCCTGAACGCCCGCGCATTTGATTACGACTCCGGGAAAAAGATTGTGTCGCGCCTGATGAACCTGGAGTACTACAGCCTGCCCGACGACCACTACGAACGGGGCTTTGCGGAGATTGCCCGCGTGGATCAGGCCGCTGTTCAGGAAGCGGCCAACGCGCTCCTGGATCCCTCGATGTTCTCGTTTCTGGCGGTGGGAAATGCAGAGGGTTTTGACTGTGCGTGGCAGGACTTCGCGGACCAAAACGGTGTGGATCTGATCCGGATCGAACTCGACTGA
- a CDS encoding T9SS type A sorting domain-containing protein, whose amino-acid sequence MRRIPRRVVATLLLACALPSGATAADLRVPSDYATPGEALREAGDGDVVVLASGVYRVPADGGALPFSIMDKTVTLRGEAAAVCILDARGRGPVFLAGPGAVLHVEQVTLRNASAPEDAAVARSTGGRFEFVRCRFEGNSSTDGADVLDLMGSENLLRNCAFFRNGPEGPTILLRQGTLTVERCTLHENGGEAVAIGLAGEATIAASLFSAPGSPAGASIGVHLLDGARGVDFGEGNVFAYCLDGAAVDSRQDTVSTLLDVGRQRDARFDQEGADPLRVMDSSPAWYLPQETGHSTSVPEQAGAFGGPNPLTPFGESRRALVLEAAPALKESVPLVLGPAVPNPFTPRTSIHFSIATPVVVDLGVYNILGQRVRTLMAGDLAPGDHLRSWDGTDDLGVDVPPGIYFARITQGDATETRRLVLIR is encoded by the coding sequence ATGCGACGAATCCCCCGGCGCGTGGTTGCCACGCTGCTTCTCGCTTGTGCGCTGCCTTCCGGGGCGACCGCTGCCGACCTCCGAGTGCCGTCCGACTATGCCACCCCGGGCGAAGCACTTCGCGAGGCGGGCGACGGGGATGTCGTGGTGCTGGCCAGCGGAGTGTACCGCGTGCCGGCTGACGGGGGCGCGCTCCCGTTCTCGATCATGGATAAGACGGTGACCCTCCGAGGCGAGGCCGCGGCCGTGTGCATCCTCGATGCGCGTGGACGGGGGCCGGTCTTCCTTGCGGGACCCGGAGCCGTGCTTCATGTCGAACAGGTCACCTTGCGGAATGCCTCTGCGCCGGAGGATGCGGCGGTCGCGCGCTCCACGGGAGGGCGGTTCGAGTTTGTGCGGTGCCGCTTCGAGGGCAACTCTTCCACGGACGGCGCTGATGTTCTCGACCTCATGGGTTCGGAGAATCTCCTCCGGAACTGCGCCTTCTTCCGAAACGGCCCCGAAGGCCCGACAATCCTGCTCCGGCAGGGAACGCTGACTGTGGAGCGCTGTACGCTCCACGAGAACGGGGGCGAAGCGGTGGCCATCGGCCTTGCCGGAGAGGCGACCATCGCCGCGTCCCTGTTCTCCGCGCCGGGCAGTCCGGCCGGGGCCTCAATCGGCGTGCATCTCCTCGACGGCGCACGCGGTGTCGACTTCGGGGAGGGCAATGTCTTTGCGTATTGTCTGGACGGCGCTGCGGTCGATTCCCGGCAGGACACCGTGAGTACACTTCTCGATGTCGGCCGACAAAGAGATGCGCGCTTCGATCAGGAGGGTGCGGATCCTCTTCGCGTTATGGACTCCTCTCCGGCATGGTATCTCCCGCAGGAGACCGGACATTCCACCAGTGTACCGGAGCAGGCCGGGGCTTTTGGCGGCCCGAATCCACTGACTCCTTTCGGGGAATCTCGCCGGGCTCTCGTGCTGGAAGCCGCGCCCGCACTCAAGGAGAGTGTCCCGCTTGTTCTGGGTCCGGCGGTTCCCAATCCCTTCACACCCCGAACGAGCATCCACTTCAGCATTGCCACTCCCGTAGTCGTGGATCTCGGCGTGTACAACATTCTCGGGCAGAGGGTGCGGACCCTGATGGCCGGTGATCTGGCCCCCGGGGACCATCTTCGGTCCTGGGATGGCACCGACGATCTCGGAGTGGATGTGCCGCCCGGGATCTACTTTGCCCGCATTACGCAGGGAGATGCGACGGAGACGCGTCGCCTGGTCCTCATCCGCTAG
- a CDS encoding glycosyltransferase: MQPVTVLFLLPGLPVGGAERQIASLITGMDSRRFRPLVACQHRLGPVAEDLSAAGFPVHLLSCERSLDPAFLFRLAGLMRRERVQLVLSHGFSTGVVGRIAGVLSGVPARILAEHSTGERDLSPLRHRLNRLLAPLTAAWVSVADGQLDYLTREKRIPVDRIHRIYNGIESGALPTPEERASARQLLGIPGDVPVAGVIAVLRPEKDHRTFLLAARLTLDSLPEAQFLLIGDGPERTHLEREIVALGLTESVRILGFRQDVARLLPALDVSVLSSTDVETLPMAFLESMAAGLPLVATRVGGLPELIDEGSNGLLVPPRDPGALSEALSLVLKDPAKARAWGQESHRRVTRDFSRLGMVRAYEDLFAELLQARGVSLPERSVRLSGERTQ, translated from the coding sequence ATGCAGCCAGTAACAGTCCTCTTTCTCCTCCCCGGTCTTCCCGTGGGCGGGGCCGAGCGGCAGATCGCTTCCCTGATCACCGGGATGGATTCGCGCCGGTTCCGACCTCTTGTGGCGTGCCAGCATCGACTGGGTCCCGTCGCCGAGGATCTATCCGCGGCAGGATTCCCCGTCCACCTGCTGTCGTGCGAGCGCAGCCTCGATCCGGCCTTCCTCTTCCGCCTTGCCGGACTGATGCGGCGCGAGCGTGTCCAGCTGGTCCTGTCGCATGGATTCAGCACCGGCGTCGTGGGCCGCATCGCGGGAGTTCTTTCGGGAGTGCCGGCCCGGATTCTCGCCGAGCACTCCACGGGAGAGCGCGACCTCTCCCCGCTCCGGCACCGCCTGAACCGCCTGCTCGCTCCTCTGACGGCTGCGTGGGTCTCGGTGGCGGACGGCCAGCTGGATTACCTGACGCGGGAGAAGCGCATTCCCGTGGACCGCATTCACCGCATCTACAACGGGATCGAGTCCGGTGCGCTCCCCACTCCTGAAGAACGCGCCAGCGCCCGTCAGCTTCTGGGCATTCCCGGCGATGTCCCGGTCGCAGGAGTCATCGCCGTCCTTCGCCCGGAGAAGGACCACCGCACCTTCCTGCTGGCCGCCCGCCTCACACTGGATTCCCTCCCCGAAGCGCAGTTTCTTCTGATCGGTGATGGTCCGGAGCGCACCCATCTGGAGCGGGAGATCGTCGCATTGGGACTGACGGAGTCCGTCCGGATTCTGGGTTTTCGCCAGGATGTCGCTCGCCTGCTCCCGGCCCTGGATGTCTCTGTTCTGTCGTCGACGGATGTCGAGACGCTGCCCATGGCGTTTCTGGAATCGATGGCCGCTGGACTCCCGCTGGTGGCCACGCGCGTCGGGGGACTGCCCGAGCTGATCGACGAGGGATCCAACGGTCTCCTCGTTCCCCCCAGAGATCCCGGTGCGCTGTCAGAGGCGCTCAGCCTCGTACTGAAAGATCCGGCGAAGGCTCGCGCCTGGGGGCAGGAATCCCATCGGCGGGTGACCCGGGACTTCTCACGGCTGGGAATGGTGCGTGCTTATGAGGATCTCTTCGCGGAACTTCTTCAAGCGCGCGGCGTGTCCCTGCCCGAGCGCTCAGTCCGCCTCTCGGGCGAACGCACCCAGTAA